The following proteins are co-located in the Diaphorobacter sp. HDW4B genome:
- a CDS encoding LysR family transcriptional regulator, producing MISDQNGEFSSPISSASSTVQRMPSLNALRCFEAAARLEHFGQAAEELHLTHGAISRAVRAIEDELGVALFERRSRRVFLTDAGRELAQAVQEGLERMRGTCARLRESAANEQRLTLSCEPTLLMRWLLPRWPAFHRKLAKSHPCAHIHLVAGGGPFSFSDGIDLAIRRDDFTWGDAVHADALFAEKTGPVCRTELVKRWFAPKQELRAGTPLLHTRTRPDAWRTWSRITGTTLPEQPRQHQYEHFYFSLQAAIAGLGVAIGTQELVREDLRNGVLAAPLGFVEDGSRYCLLARSPAAAGSVHELLLKWLLSVSSKA from the coding sequence ATGATTTCTGACCAGAATGGTGAGTTCAGCTCACCGATTTCCTCGGCATCATCGACAGTGCAGCGCATGCCTTCGCTGAACGCGCTGCGCTGCTTCGAAGCAGCGGCGCGGCTGGAGCATTTCGGGCAAGCAGCGGAGGAACTGCACCTCACGCACGGTGCCATCAGCCGTGCGGTGCGTGCCATCGAGGATGAGCTGGGCGTTGCGCTGTTCGAGCGCCGCAGCCGGCGTGTGTTTCTCACCGACGCGGGTCGGGAACTGGCACAGGCGGTGCAGGAGGGTCTGGAACGCATGCGCGGCACCTGCGCACGTCTGCGCGAGAGTGCGGCCAACGAGCAGCGGCTGACGCTGTCGTGCGAACCCACCTTGCTGATGCGCTGGCTGTTGCCGCGCTGGCCCGCGTTTCATCGCAAGCTGGCCAAGTCGCATCCGTGCGCGCACATTCATCTCGTGGCGGGAGGCGGTCCGTTCTCGTTCAGCGATGGCATCGATCTGGCGATCCGACGTGATGATTTCACCTGGGGCGATGCGGTGCATGCCGACGCGCTGTTTGCGGAAAAGACCGGGCCGGTCTGTCGCACCGAGCTGGTCAAGCGCTGGTTCGCGCCGAAGCAGGAATTGCGCGCCGGCACGCCCTTGCTGCACACGCGCACGCGGCCCGATGCATGGCGCACCTGGTCACGCATCACCGGCACGACCTTGCCCGAGCAGCCGCGCCAGCACCAGTACGAGCATTTCTACTTCAGCCTGCAGGCGGCGATTGCGGGGCTGGGTGTGGCCATCGGAACGCAGGAATTGGTGCGCGAAGACCTGCGCAACGGCGTGCTCGCCGCGCCGCTCGGCTTTGTGGAGGATGGCTCGCGCTATTGCCTGCTCGCGCGTTCACCAGCGGCCGCAGGCAGCGTGCACGAGCTTTTGCTGAAATGGCTGCTCAGTGTGTCGAGCAAGGCTTAA